The Lycium barbarum isolate Lr01 chromosome 10, ASM1917538v2, whole genome shotgun sequence genome includes a region encoding these proteins:
- the LOC132613909 gene encoding uncharacterized protein LOC132613909 isoform X2 produces the protein MTAVQVPKQKVHVLEGHAGAVLAARFNSNGEYALSCGKDRTIRLWNPHRGIHIKTYKAHGREVRDVHVTQDNSKLCSCGGDRQVNAVKFNEYASVVVSAGYDKSLRAWDCRSRSTEPIQIIDTFLDSVMSICLTKTEIIAGSVDGTVRTFDIRIGREISDNFGQPVNCISLSNDGNCILASCLDSTLRLLDRSSGELLQEYKGHICKSFKTDCCLTNSDAHVAGGSEDGYIYFWDLVDASVVSSFRAHDLVVTSVSYHPKESCMITSSVDSTVRVWKA, from the exons ATGACGGCTGTACAAGTGCCAAAGCAGAAGGTACACGTGCTAGAAGGACACGCTGGAGCTGTATTAGCGGCGAGGTTTAACAGTAACGGCGAATACGCACTGAGCTGCGGCAAAGACCGCACGATACGGCTATGGAATCCTCACCGTGGAATTCACATTAAAACTTACAAAGCTCACGGCCGTGAAGTCCGTGATGTACACGTCACTCA GGACAATTCAAAACTTTGTTCGTGTGGTGGCGATCGACAG GTGAATGCTGTGAAGTTTAATGAGTATGCTTCTGTTGTAGTATCAGCAGGATATGATAAATCATTGCGTGCTTGGGATTGCAGATCTCGCAGCACTGAACCAATCCAG ATTATTGATACCTTCCTAGATAGTGTCATGTCTATTTGTCTCACAAAAACTGAGATAATTGCTGGAAGTGTTGACGGAACTGTTCGAACATTTGACATCAGAATTGGTAG AGAGATATCTGATAATTTTGGTCAGCCTGTCAACTGTATCTCTCTTTCAAATGATGGCAACTGCATATTAGCAAGTTGCTTAGATTCAACCCTTCGACTTCTGGATAG GTCTAGTGGCGAACTATTGCAAGAATATAAGGGTCATATTTGCAAG tctttcaaaacagactGCTGCCTTACAAACAGTGATGCACATGTGGCTGGCGGCTCGGAAGATGGCTATATTTACTTCTGGGATCTGGTTGATGCGTCAGTTGTGTCCAGCTTCCGAGCGCATGATTTAGTG GTAACTAGCGTAAGTTATCACCCAAAAGAAAGCTGCATGATAACTTCTTCTGTAGATAGCACAGTCCGAGTTTGGAAAGCATGA
- the LOC132613909 gene encoding uncharacterized protein LOC132613909 isoform X1 — translation MTAVQVPKQKVHVLEGHAGAVLAARFNSNGEYALSCGKDRTIRLWNPHRGIHIKTYKAHGREVRDVHVTQDNSKLCSCGGDRQVFYWDVTTGHVIRKFRGHDSEVNAVKFNEYASVVVSAGYDKSLRAWDCRSRSTEPIQIIDTFLDSVMSICLTKTEIIAGSVDGTVRTFDIRIGREISDNFGQPVNCISLSNDGNCILASCLDSTLRLLDRSSGELLQEYKGHICKSFKTDCCLTNSDAHVAGGSEDGYIYFWDLVDASVVSSFRAHDLVVTSVSYHPKESCMITSSVDSTVRVWKA, via the exons ATGACGGCTGTACAAGTGCCAAAGCAGAAGGTACACGTGCTAGAAGGACACGCTGGAGCTGTATTAGCGGCGAGGTTTAACAGTAACGGCGAATACGCACTGAGCTGCGGCAAAGACCGCACGATACGGCTATGGAATCCTCACCGTGGAATTCACATTAAAACTTACAAAGCTCACGGCCGTGAAGTCCGTGATGTACACGTCACTCA GGACAATTCAAAACTTTGTTCGTGTGGTGGCGATCGACAGGTATTTTATTGGGATGTCACAACAGGTCATGTGATTCGCAAATTTCGTGGCCATGACAGTGAG GTGAATGCTGTGAAGTTTAATGAGTATGCTTCTGTTGTAGTATCAGCAGGATATGATAAATCATTGCGTGCTTGGGATTGCAGATCTCGCAGCACTGAACCAATCCAG ATTATTGATACCTTCCTAGATAGTGTCATGTCTATTTGTCTCACAAAAACTGAGATAATTGCTGGAAGTGTTGACGGAACTGTTCGAACATTTGACATCAGAATTGGTAG AGAGATATCTGATAATTTTGGTCAGCCTGTCAACTGTATCTCTCTTTCAAATGATGGCAACTGCATATTAGCAAGTTGCTTAGATTCAACCCTTCGACTTCTGGATAG GTCTAGTGGCGAACTATTGCAAGAATATAAGGGTCATATTTGCAAG tctttcaaaacagactGCTGCCTTACAAACAGTGATGCACATGTGGCTGGCGGCTCGGAAGATGGCTATATTTACTTCTGGGATCTGGTTGATGCGTCAGTTGTGTCCAGCTTCCGAGCGCATGATTTAGTG GTAACTAGCGTAAGTTATCACCCAAAAGAAAGCTGCATGATAACTTCTTCTGTAGATAGCACAGTCCGAGTTTGGAAAGCATGA
- the LOC132612785 gene encoding egg cell-secreted protein 1.4-like, with amino-acid sequence MALKCCTFFLIMLTGSITNAREIPTVPRLDEANQGNIMECWNALAEIKSCTNEIVAYFTIGTIDIDLPCCQAISVITHHCWPSMLSTLGFTPEETNMLRGYCDASASGATNNNVSSSSGPAPSPLLAGNE; translated from the coding sequence ATGGCTTTGAAATGTTGCACtttcttcttaatcatgttaacTGGTTCAATAACAAATGCTAGAGAAATACCAACAGTGCCAAGACTTGATGAAGCAAATCAAGGAAATATAATGGAGTGTTGGAATGCACTTGCGGAGATAAAATCATGCACAAATGAGATAGTTGCTTACTTCACAATTGGGACAATTGATATTGACTTGCCTTGTTGCCAAGCAATTTCTGTCATCACACATCATTGTTGGCCTAGTATGCTCAGTACACTTGGGTTCACTCCTGAAGAAACTAATATGTTGAGaggttattgtgatgcttcagctTCTGGAGCTACTAATAATAATGTTTCATCTAGTTCTGGTCCTGCTCCATCTCCATTATTGGCTGGAAATGAGTGA